The following proteins come from a genomic window of Sorghum bicolor cultivar BTx623 chromosome 3, Sorghum_bicolor_NCBIv3, whole genome shotgun sequence:
- the LOC110434088 gene encoding uncharacterized protein LOC110434088 gives MHRWLTIQLQVNKFCSCYEAIQRRNQSGTTIEDKMNEAKKYYTSQDKDKKSFGLDHCWNILKKEDKWKAKMIELAELEKVAASKKNKKATKNSRPRDEGANSDDQVVAVGDEPVETEPRKRSDGIKKVKENHRRGGGEACVQALDKMWAKKEESDKEKAKAKQERFMASLEVDKQALELEKKRADAELKRAAADLLKQEKEIMMANKAGLDTLQLEWLQMMQEEIVANKRLGKTI, from the exons ATGCATAGGTGGCTGACTATTCAGTTGCAAGTGAACAAGTTTTGTTCATGCTATGAGGCCATTCAACGTAGGAATCAAAGTGGGACAACAATTGAAGATAAG ATGAACGAAGCGAAAAAGTACTACACTTCACAAGACAAGGACAAGAAATCTTTTGGTCTTGATCATTGTTGGAACATACTAAAGAAGGAGGACAAGTGGAAAGCAAAGATGATAGAACTTGCCGAGCTGGAGAAAGTAGCAGCAAGCAAGAAGAATAAGAAGGCCACAAAGAATTCCAGGCCAAGGGATGAAGGAGCCAATAGTGATGATCAAGTCGTAGCGGTTGGTGATGAACCTGTAGAAACAGAACCAAGAAAAAGGTCAGATGGGATCAAGAAGGTCAAAGAAAATCATAGGCGAGGAGGTGGTGAGGCTTGCGTGCAAGCTTTGGACAAGATGTGGGCAAAAAAGGAGGAGTCGGACAAGGAAAAAGCGAAGGCTAAACAAGAGAGGTTCATGGCTTCACTTGAAGTAGACAAACAAGCACTAGAGCTAGAGAAGAAGAGAGCTGATGCGGAACTGAAAAGAGCTGCAGCAGATTTGCTAAAACAGGAAAAAGAAATTATGATGGCGAACAAGGCTGGTCTTGACACGCTGCAGCTTGAATGGCTTCAGATGATGCAAGAGGAGATTGTCGCTAATAAGCGTCTTGGAAAAACAATTTAG
- the LOC8077537 gene encoding putative nuclease HARBI1 produces the protein MRMLTYGVPADATDEYVRIGESTALESLRKFVAAVVEIFEDEYLRYPNEADIARLLAMGEKKGFPGMLGSIDCMHWAWKNCPYDKQGQYKGHVDKPTIILEAVASDDLWIWHAFFGMPGSHNDINVLHRSPLFDNLAEGRAPGVKFSVNGHDYTMGYYLADGIYPSWATLVQSIAAPMGNKRQYFAKAQEAARKMVERAFGVLQSRFAIIRGPARPWDIETLALIMRACVIMHNMIVEDEGFVVDPRERFDYGGENVEPDHGQPTRTLDEYIEAHRKIRDKGTHVQLKEDLIEHLWNHHPDLYSYTI, from the coding sequence ATGCGTATGCTCACTTATGGGGTTCCAGCTGATGCGACAGATGAGTACGTTCGCATTGGCGAAAGTACTGCACTTGAGAGCCTACGTAAGTTTGTTGCTGCAGTTGTTGAAATATTTGAAGATGAATACCTCAGATACCCCAATGAGGCGGACATAGCACGATTACTTGCAATGGGTGAGAAAAAAGGATTTCCGGGAATGTTAGGGTCCATTGATTGTATGCATTGGGCATGGAAGAACTGTCCATATGATAAACAAGGTCAGTACAAGGGGCATGTGGACAAGCCAACTATTATTCTAGAGGCTGTTGCTTCGGACGACCTTTGGATATGGCACGCCTTCTTTGGAATGCCTGGGTCCCATAATGATATCAATGTTCTTCATAGATCTCCTTTGTTTGATAACCTAGCCGAAGGTAGAGCTCCAGGAGTGAAATTTTCTGTTAACGGACATGACTACACAATGGGATATTATCTTGCAGATGGTATATACCCCTCATGGGCTACTTTAGTCCAGTCCATCGCTGCTCCTATGGGCAACAAGAGGCAATATTTTGCCAAAGCACAAGAAGCAGCGAGGAAGATGGTCGAGAGAGCTTTTGGGGTTCTTCAGTCTAGGTTCGCCATTATTCGAGGACCAGCGCGCCCTTGGGACATTGAGACTTTGGCATTGATCATGAGGGCTTGTGTGATCATGCACAATATGATTGTGGAAGATGAAGGATTCGTGGTTGACCCTCGGGAACGTTTTGATTACGGTGGTGAAAATGTTGAACCTGATCATGGCCAACCTACTCGTACACTTGATGAATATATTGAGGCACATAGAAAGATCAGAGACAAGGGAACACATGTGCAGTTGAAAGAAGATCTCATCGAACACCTGTGGAACCATCATCCAGATTTATATTCGTACACTATATAA
- the LOC8078065 gene encoding uncharacterized protein LOC8078065, whose translation MAENLKPVALLLLLLNLCMYVILAIIGGWALNVAIDRGFIIGPELRLPAHFHPIFFPIGNFATGFFVLFSLLAGVVGIASAIVGFNHLRFWNYHSLQPAAALGLGAWALTVLAMGLACQEISFDRRNAKLGTMETFTIILTVTQFFYVLAIHGGSHGPAVPVERRRNFAG comes from the exons ATGGCCGAGAACCTCAAGCCCgtggcgctgctgctgctgctgctgaaccTGTGCATGTACGTCATCCTGGCTATCATCGGCGGGTGGGCCCTCAACGTCGCCATCGACCGCGGCTTCATCATCGGCCCCGAGCTGCGGCTTCCCGCGCATTTCCACCCCATTTTcttccccatcggcaacttcgccACCGGCTTCTTCGTCCTCTTCTCCCTCCTTGCCGGCGTCGTCGGGATCGCATCCGCCATCGTGGGCTTCAACCACCTCCGCTTCTGGAACTACCACAGCCTGCAGCCCGCCGCGGCGTTGGGCCTCGGTGCCTGGGCACTCACAGTCCTAGCCATGGG GCTAGCTTGTCAGGAAATCTCTTTCGACCGAAGAAACGCCAAGCTG ggcaccatggagacCTTCACCATCATCCTAACAGTGACGCAGTTCTTTTACGTGCTCGCGATCCACGGGGGAAGTCACGGACCCGCCGTCCCGGTCGAGCGCCGCCGCAACTTTGCAGGATGA